In Promicromonospora sp. Populi, one genomic interval encodes:
- a CDS encoding sensor histidine kinase, whose product MTTMTADSPAAGSAAGPTALSRAARPGPNFLTAPFAGRTWREQGYLTLVLLLAPFAFTYAVFTVSFTAGVAVTVVGLFVAGAVVAGGRGWGAMYRGLARDLLDVDVAVPAGYVRPRGFWRTLGSLLGDATGWRALLFMFVTFPLAIVSFVTSITFLATGLGGLTYWFWYRFLPPQLGTDGEMHVGAQFGPAYYVDTPSRIALAALAGLLVLFCWPWITRMFALLFRVLTVGLLSPTRASLRVAELERSRTGAVDDADARLRSIERDLHDGTQARLVAVAMQLGEAREHLADGGDVNQAAELVGTAHTSTKEALTELRELARGIHPPALDSGLAIALETLAARSALPVTVDVDPGVEADGRLAPALESIAYFTVAELVTNAAKHARATGVYVLVEQARSTAGEASEAVRIRVRDDGRGGAEVVAPDGSGLRSGLAGLAERVRSVDGTFHLSSPVGGPTVVTVTLPTTSRPGPA is encoded by the coding sequence ATGACAACCATGACCGCCGACAGCCCCGCGGCGGGCTCCGCAGCGGGCCCCACGGCCCTCAGCAGGGCCGCGCGGCCGGGGCCGAACTTCCTGACCGCCCCGTTCGCGGGACGCACCTGGCGGGAGCAGGGCTACCTGACCCTCGTGCTCCTGCTCGCCCCGTTCGCCTTCACCTACGCGGTCTTCACCGTGAGCTTCACCGCGGGCGTCGCGGTCACCGTGGTCGGGCTGTTCGTGGCCGGCGCCGTGGTAGCCGGCGGCCGCGGCTGGGGCGCGATGTACCGCGGCCTCGCCCGCGACCTGCTCGACGTCGACGTGGCGGTTCCCGCCGGGTACGTGCGGCCCCGCGGGTTCTGGCGCACCCTCGGTTCCCTGCTCGGCGACGCCACGGGGTGGCGCGCCCTGCTCTTCATGTTCGTCACGTTCCCGCTCGCCATCGTCTCCTTCGTCACGAGCATCACGTTCCTGGCGACCGGCCTGGGCGGCCTGACCTACTGGTTCTGGTACCGGTTCCTGCCGCCGCAGCTCGGGACCGACGGCGAGATGCACGTCGGCGCGCAGTTCGGCCCGGCCTACTACGTGGACACGCCCTCGCGCATCGCGCTGGCCGCGCTGGCCGGCCTGCTGGTGCTCTTCTGCTGGCCGTGGATCACCCGGATGTTCGCCCTGCTCTTCCGGGTCCTGACCGTCGGCCTGCTGAGCCCCACCCGGGCGAGCCTGCGGGTCGCCGAGCTGGAGCGGTCCCGCACCGGCGCCGTGGACGACGCCGACGCCCGCCTGCGCAGCATCGAACGCGACCTGCACGACGGCACACAGGCCCGCCTGGTCGCCGTCGCCATGCAGCTCGGCGAGGCGCGCGAGCACCTGGCCGACGGCGGCGACGTCAACCAGGCCGCCGAGCTCGTCGGCACCGCCCACACCTCCACCAAGGAGGCCCTCACGGAGCTGCGCGAGCTGGCTCGCGGCATCCACCCGCCCGCGCTCGACAGCGGGCTCGCGATCGCGCTCGAGACCCTCGCCGCGCGCTCGGCACTACCGGTCACCGTGGACGTGGACCCGGGCGTGGAGGCCGACGGCCGCCTGGCCCCCGCCCTGGAGTCGATCGCCTACTTCACCGTCGCCGAGCTGGTCACCAACGCCGCGAAGCACGCGCGCGCCACCGGGGTGTACGTCCTGGTCGAGCAGGCTCGCAGCACCGCGGGCGAAGCCAGCGAAGCCGTGCGGATCCGGGTGCGCGACGACGGGCGCGGCGGCGCGGAGGTCGTCGCCCCCGACGGCTCGGGCCTGCGCTCCGGCCTGGCCGGCCTGGCCGAGCGGGTGCGCTCCGTCGACGGCACGTTCCACCTGTCCAGCCCCGTCGGCGGGCCTACGGTAGTGACCGTGACCCTGCCGACCACGAGCCGCCCTGGCCCCGCATGA
- a CDS encoding LpqB family beta-propeller domain-containing protein yields MRRAAARAVAVVVTLATAVGLGACAQIPTSGPVRVGNANVDAQVDIAMLPKGPSLGAAPDQIVSGFLGAAQAATTSPEEFQTAREFLTDDVAETWDPETSVRVVREAPVPEQLEQGTGDLQDRDTVEVVVRATTIATLDSAGAYTEVGDPREVAYRFTLVNNGGEWRISALDNGVLVSANLFANQYRATHLFFPDANDITSLVPDLRWFPRRSWRTAAVQQVLAGPPEWLQGATQTLIPEGTQLVSPAVQDARDGEAAIIRLSDQISAVPADQRAVIAAQFSETLSEGSGRTVPVDLFSGTNRLSLDQVQVDLPATIVRPMAMIDGHLYLVEDGEVVESDRAVDLAGMDPTALAISPATEPIVVRDGTDEIVDVSGDAGAETIITGSDLAAPSVDKMGAVWTSGITGRLRVYRAEVGEVSLTPSWLAGRRVISVSVAPEGSRVAIVSEAPSGTQVQVAGVVRDTAGNPVDLVSPISVGAPVGNIREVRWSGITTLALLADGTEGTTGVWTAGVGGLAGTGGESRQLSGLTSVEQLAAGVTEQGILVITEGGALEREETGVWQPFAEDVDLVAFPG; encoded by the coding sequence ATGCGTAGAGCCGCGGCCAGGGCCGTCGCCGTCGTCGTCACGCTGGCAACTGCCGTCGGGCTCGGAGCCTGCGCCCAGATCCCGACGTCGGGCCCCGTGCGGGTGGGCAACGCGAACGTCGATGCACAGGTCGACATCGCGATGCTGCCCAAGGGCCCCTCGCTCGGCGCGGCTCCGGACCAGATCGTGTCCGGTTTCCTGGGCGCGGCACAGGCCGCCACGACGTCCCCCGAAGAGTTCCAGACCGCCCGGGAGTTCCTCACCGACGACGTCGCCGAGACCTGGGACCCGGAGACGTCGGTACGGGTGGTCCGCGAGGCTCCGGTGCCGGAACAGCTCGAACAGGGCACGGGGGACCTCCAGGACCGCGACACGGTGGAGGTCGTCGTGCGGGCGACCACCATCGCGACCCTCGACAGCGCCGGCGCCTACACCGAGGTCGGCGACCCGAGAGAGGTGGCCTACCGGTTCACCCTCGTGAACAACGGCGGCGAGTGGCGCATCTCCGCGCTCGACAACGGCGTGCTGGTGTCCGCCAACCTGTTCGCGAACCAGTACCGGGCGACCCACCTGTTCTTCCCCGACGCGAACGACATCACCAGCCTCGTGCCCGACCTGCGCTGGTTCCCGCGGCGCAGCTGGCGCACCGCGGCCGTGCAACAGGTGCTGGCCGGCCCGCCCGAGTGGCTGCAGGGAGCCACCCAGACCCTCATACCGGAGGGCACGCAGCTCGTCTCGCCGGCAGTCCAGGACGCCAGGGACGGGGAGGCCGCCATCATCCGGCTGAGCGATCAGATCAGCGCCGTCCCCGCCGACCAGCGGGCAGTGATCGCCGCACAGTTCTCCGAGACCCTCTCCGAGGGGTCCGGCCGGACAGTGCCCGTGGACCTGTTCAGCGGCACCAACCGCCTCTCGCTCGACCAGGTCCAGGTAGACCTGCCGGCCACTATCGTCCGGCCCATGGCCATGATCGACGGCCACCTGTACCTCGTGGAGGACGGCGAGGTCGTCGAGTCCGACCGTGCGGTCGACCTGGCGGGCATGGACCCGACGGCGCTCGCGATCAGCCCCGCGACGGAGCCCATCGTGGTGCGGGACGGCACGGACGAGATAGTGGACGTCTCCGGCGACGCCGGCGCGGAGACGATCATCACGGGGTCGGACCTGGCGGCGCCGTCGGTCGACAAGATGGGCGCCGTCTGGACCAGCGGGATCACGGGCCGCCTACGGGTCTACCGCGCGGAGGTCGGCGAGGTCTCGCTGACGCCCAGCTGGCTGGCCGGACGCCGGGTGATCAGCGTGTCGGTGGCGCCGGAGGGCTCGCGCGTCGCGATCGTGAGCGAGGCGCCGTCGGGCACGCAGGTACAGGTGGCCGGGGTCGTCCGGGACACCGCCGGCAACCCGGTCGATCTTGTGTCGCCGATCTCGGTCGGCGCACCCGTCGGCAACATCCGCGAGGTGCGCTGGTCCGGGATCACCACGCTCGCGCTCCTGGCCGACGGCACCGAGGGCACCACCGGCGTCTGGACGGCCGGCGTCGGCGGGCTCGCCGGTACCGGCGGCGAGTCGCGGCAGCTGTCGGGGCTCACCTCCGTCGAGCAGCTCGCGGCCGGGGTGACCGAGCAGGGGATCCTGGTGATCACCGAGGGCGGCGCCCTGGAGCGCGAGGAGACCGGGGTCTGGCAGCCGTTCGCCGAAGACGTCGACCTCGTGGCGTTCCCGGGCTGA
- a CDS encoding response regulator encodes MRVLIAEDSAILRDGLAALLTRRGHTVTAVGDGMALEQEVARLVSEESLPDVVVADIRMPPSFTDEGLRAVLGLRARHPRLPVLLFSQYVETRYASRLLSGDARGVGYLLKDRVADVRDFVDALTRVARGETVLDPEVVSQLMGSARQDDDLDRLTAREREVLGLMAQGRSNGAIAALLHLSYGAVEKNVAAIFTKLDLPQDAADHRRVLAVLRHLGV; translated from the coding sequence CTGCGGGTGCTCATCGCCGAGGACTCCGCGATCCTGCGCGACGGCCTCGCCGCCCTCCTGACGCGGCGGGGCCACACCGTGACCGCCGTCGGGGACGGTATGGCCCTGGAGCAGGAGGTGGCCCGCCTGGTAAGCGAGGAGTCGCTGCCCGACGTCGTCGTCGCGGACATCCGCATGCCGCCCAGCTTCACCGACGAGGGTCTGCGGGCCGTGCTGGGCCTGCGGGCCCGGCACCCGCGGCTGCCCGTGCTGCTGTTCTCGCAGTACGTGGAGACCCGGTACGCGAGCCGGCTGCTGTCCGGCGACGCGCGCGGCGTGGGGTACCTGCTCAAGGACCGCGTCGCCGACGTGCGGGACTTCGTCGACGCGCTCACCCGCGTGGCGCGCGGCGAGACGGTGCTCGACCCCGAGGTCGTCTCGCAGCTCATGGGCTCCGCCCGGCAGGACGACGACCTGGACCGCCTCACCGCACGCGAGCGTGAGGTGCTGGGCCTGATGGCCCAGGGCCGGTCCAACGGAGCGATCGCCGCGCTGCTGCATCTGTCGTACGGGGCCGTCGAGAAGAACGTCGCGGCCATCTTCACGAAGCTCGACCTGCCGCAGGACGCCGCCGACCACCGCCGGGTCCTCGCCGTGCTGCGTCACCTCGGGGTATGA
- a CDS encoding DUF58 domain-containing protein, translated as MVVTWRAAALMGLGVIPVLFLPANGTVLVWAGLVVLLCVADVVVAASPRRVAVQRRVPGSVRLRSEAISELVIRNASGRRLRAVVRDAWGPSAGAGPGRGSTERVRPATGGAGRHHVNLPDGEAARLPTTLVPTRRGDRAAGGVTIRSLGPLGLAGRQVTLPVPGRLRVLPEFASRKHLPSRLARLREMDGRAAVQIRGEGTEFDSLREYVVGDDVRSIDWRATARRREVVVRTWRPERDRRVLIVLDTGRTSAARVGASDSTGAPRLDASIEASLLLAALAGHAGDRVELVAFDRTVRSRVAGAAGPRLMPAIAESLATVDPVLLETDWPGVVAQVRTRMTQRALVVLLTTLDPAAVENGLLPVVDQLARDHTVVVASVADEEVAELRAGRETVAEVYDAAAAARGDLERTAVTTMLRRYGADVVEALPDDLAPRLADEYLALKAAGRL; from the coding sequence ATGGTCGTGACGTGGCGGGCCGCCGCCCTGATGGGGCTCGGCGTGATCCCGGTGCTGTTCCTGCCGGCGAACGGGACGGTGCTGGTGTGGGCAGGCCTGGTGGTCCTGCTCTGTGTCGCCGACGTCGTCGTGGCCGCCTCGCCGCGGCGCGTGGCGGTGCAACGCAGGGTGCCGGGCTCGGTACGGCTGCGCTCCGAGGCCATCAGCGAGCTGGTGATCCGCAACGCCTCCGGCCGGCGGCTGCGCGCCGTCGTCCGCGACGCGTGGGGACCGTCGGCGGGTGCCGGTCCGGGACGGGGAAGCACCGAGCGTGTGCGCCCGGCGACGGGCGGAGCCGGGCGCCACCATGTGAACCTGCCCGACGGCGAGGCCGCGCGCCTGCCCACCACGCTCGTGCCGACGCGGCGCGGCGATCGGGCTGCCGGCGGCGTGACCATTCGCAGCCTCGGGCCGTTGGGTCTGGCGGGCCGCCAGGTGACGCTGCCCGTGCCGGGCCGCCTGCGGGTGCTGCCCGAGTTCGCCAGCCGCAAGCACCTGCCGTCGCGCCTGGCCCGGCTGCGCGAGATGGACGGCCGCGCGGCGGTGCAGATCCGCGGCGAGGGCACGGAGTTCGACTCGCTGCGGGAGTACGTGGTGGGTGACGACGTCCGCTCGATCGACTGGCGGGCGACCGCCCGGCGCCGCGAGGTGGTGGTGCGCACGTGGCGTCCCGAGCGGGACCGGCGGGTGCTGATCGTGCTGGACACGGGCCGCACGTCGGCTGCTCGCGTGGGCGCCTCGGACTCGACGGGCGCCCCCCGGCTGGACGCCAGCATCGAGGCGTCGCTGCTGCTCGCGGCACTGGCCGGGCACGCGGGGGACCGGGTGGAGCTCGTTGCGTTCGACCGTACGGTGCGCTCGCGCGTGGCCGGCGCGGCCGGGCCCCGGCTCATGCCCGCCATCGCTGAGTCGCTGGCGACCGTCGACCCGGTGCTGCTGGAGACCGACTGGCCCGGCGTGGTCGCGCAGGTGCGCACCCGCATGACGCAGCGCGCGCTCGTCGTGCTGCTCACGACGCTGGACCCGGCGGCCGTGGAGAACGGCCTGCTGCCCGTGGTGGACCAGCTCGCCCGCGACCACACGGTGGTCGTGGCGTCCGTCGCGGACGAGGAGGTCGCGGAGCTGCGCGCGGGCCGCGAGACGGTCGCCGAGGTCTACGACGCCGCGGCCGCCGCGCGCGGCGACCTGGAGCGCACGGCCGTGACCACGATGCTGCGCCGCTACGGGGCCGACGTCGTCGAGGCGCTGCCGGACGACCTGGCGCCGCGGCTGGCGGACGAGTACCTGGCGCTCAAAGCGGCGGGGCGGCTCTGA
- a CDS encoding glycosyltransferase, whose protein sequence is MTNGLHVCIFTDQHPQTLGGAQASVVLQRTFLERAGHTVTIVAPRNPAPGSPDPAVVELPALTLAQGQYSAVLAGAGLDARIDRALAARGPVSVVHLQGDFWGAWLGKRYAARHRLPVVLTTHTNVDASFRAVAGPVAELGLRAVSAWQRQVTGERTRRSGNGTGYDYLRALAAGVGSVVAPSGHFAARLRRAGLSVTAVIPTGVHDDDVAASTGPARPTPRQDDRVRLVWLGRFSAEKRPLELIEALAATDRHIEADLYGTGVLFDRAVRRVQALGLTDRVRLHGAVDHSRALRAIASADLLVQTSRGFETQGMTVYEALALGVPVVVCDPDIAAELGGAELGTAELTSAAEPGAEPWVWCADGPEPGSLARVLTDSARAVRSADGSPVPAALSTGLLQSAQTRRLLAVYADAMRSGADQGQGAGQSRPAALSARYSSASRGARSSGSASTTSAP, encoded by the coding sequence GTGACGAACGGCCTGCACGTCTGCATCTTCACCGACCAGCACCCGCAGACCCTCGGCGGTGCCCAGGCGTCCGTCGTCCTCCAGCGCACCTTCCTGGAGCGCGCCGGGCACACCGTGACGATCGTCGCCCCGCGGAACCCGGCGCCCGGCAGCCCCGACCCCGCCGTCGTCGAGCTGCCCGCGCTCACCCTGGCCCAGGGCCAGTACTCGGCGGTCCTGGCCGGCGCGGGGCTCGACGCCCGGATCGACCGGGCGCTCGCCGCCCGGGGCCCGGTCTCAGTAGTGCACCTGCAGGGCGACTTCTGGGGTGCCTGGCTCGGCAAGCGGTACGCGGCACGCCACCGGCTCCCGGTTGTGCTCACCACCCACACCAACGTGGACGCATCGTTCCGGGCAGTTGCCGGACCGGTCGCCGAGCTCGGCCTGCGCGCGGTCTCCGCCTGGCAGCGGCAGGTGACGGGCGAGAGGACCCGACGGTCCGGCAACGGCACCGGCTACGACTACCTGCGGGCACTCGCCGCCGGGGTCGGCTCGGTGGTCGCGCCCAGCGGCCACTTCGCCGCACGCCTGCGGCGCGCGGGCCTGTCCGTCACCGCCGTGATCCCCACGGGGGTCCACGACGACGACGTCGCTGCGTCCACCGGCCCCGCCCGCCCCACCCCGCGGCAGGACGACCGGGTGCGCCTCGTGTGGCTCGGCCGGTTCAGCGCCGAGAAGCGCCCGCTGGAGCTCATCGAGGCGCTCGCCGCCACGGACCGGCACATAGAGGCGGACCTGTACGGCACCGGCGTGCTGTTCGACCGCGCGGTACGCCGGGTACAGGCGCTCGGGCTGACGGACCGGGTCCGGCTGCACGGCGCCGTCGACCACTCGCGGGCGCTGCGCGCAATCGCGTCGGCCGACCTGCTGGTGCAGACCTCCCGGGGCTTCGAGACACAGGGGATGACCGTCTACGAGGCCCTCGCCCTGGGTGTTCCCGTGGTGGTCTGCGACCCGGACATCGCCGCTGAGCTGGGCGGCGCTGAGCTAGGCACCGCTGAGCTGACCAGCGCTGCCGAACCCGGGGCCGAACCCTGGGTCTGGTGCGCCGACGGACCCGAGCCCGGTTCGCTGGCCCGGGTCCTGACCGACTCCGCGCGCGCCGTCCGCTCGGCCGACGGCTCGCCGGTGCCCGCCGCGCTCTCGACCGGGCTGCTCCAGTCGGCGCAGACGCGGCGCCTGCTGGCGGTCTACGCCGACGCCATGCGGTCTGGAGCTGATCAGGGCCAGGGGGCCGGTCAGAGCCGCCCCGCCGCTTTGAGCGCCAGGTACTCGTCCGCCAGCCGCGGCGCCAGGTCGTCCGGCAGCGCCTCGACGACGTCGGCCCCGTAG
- the mtrB gene encoding MtrAB system histidine kinase MtrB — protein MPSGLVARLRRVVSRARIVAVRGTRRAVAQWRSSLQLRVVTIALAIGFAAIAVLGLYLSTSVRDGIYEQRLAAIDGEAAALTAQVAASFSETATTSDGELQVLLNDTIATLGATSGSTADEYFLLQEEGGTAQVANVASRADLTDVVITDELREANLASGDDQVLQAVGIPAPDDPGTVRPGVIVGSTIQAAPDSSYEIYYLYSLEPEQETLSFVHRVLLAGGFGMLALLGVVTWTMARQTVTPVTRAATVAERLAAGHLSERMPGARGTDEMASLARSFNEMAESLQDQIRRMEDLSTMQRRFVSDVSHELRTPLTTIRMASEIIHDSRDQLDEDAGRSAELLLGQIDRFESLLSDLLEISRFDAGAAVLDAERRDLRDLVMSVVEQAAPLADTKDVRVSVRLPDADAAADFDPRRIERILRNLIVNAIEHAEERPVEVTVAEDDRAVAVVVRDYGVGMTKQEVEHVFDRFWRADPARARTTGGSGLGLAIALEDAHLHAGRLDAWGRPGQGASFRLTLPRSAGVEIGEPPVTMAPASHEPGVRTGQIPVVNPSTGPTPTAIPDLSEPDVDVPVTSDVEVH, from the coding sequence ATGCCGTCCGGCCTGGTCGCACGGCTGCGCCGGGTGGTCTCCCGGGCCCGGATAGTCGCCGTCCGGGGTACCCGCCGTGCGGTTGCCCAGTGGCGCTCGTCGCTGCAGCTGCGCGTCGTCACCATTGCGCTCGCGATCGGCTTCGCGGCCATCGCCGTGCTGGGGCTGTACCTGTCGACGTCGGTCCGGGACGGTATCTACGAGCAGCGGCTCGCGGCGATCGACGGGGAAGCCGCGGCCCTGACGGCCCAGGTGGCGGCGAGCTTCTCGGAGACGGCGACGACGTCGGACGGCGAGCTGCAGGTCCTGCTGAACGACACCATCGCGACGCTCGGGGCCACGAGCGGTTCCACCGCGGACGAGTACTTCCTGCTGCAGGAGGAGGGCGGCACCGCCCAGGTCGCCAACGTTGCCTCGCGGGCCGACCTGACGGACGTGGTCATCACCGACGAGCTGCGTGAGGCTAACCTCGCCTCCGGCGACGACCAGGTGCTGCAGGCGGTGGGCATCCCGGCGCCGGACGACCCGGGCACGGTCCGCCCGGGCGTCATCGTGGGCTCCACGATCCAGGCCGCGCCCGACTCCAGCTACGAGATCTACTACCTCTACTCGCTGGAACCCGAGCAGGAGACGCTGTCGTTCGTGCACCGCGTGCTGCTCGCGGGCGGGTTCGGGATGCTGGCCCTGCTGGGCGTCGTCACCTGGACGATGGCACGGCAGACGGTCACCCCGGTGACCCGGGCCGCCACCGTGGCCGAGCGGCTCGCCGCGGGGCACCTGTCCGAGCGGATGCCGGGTGCCCGCGGCACCGACGAGATGGCGAGCCTGGCGCGCTCCTTCAACGAGATGGCCGAGAGCCTGCAGGACCAGATCCGGCGCATGGAGGACCTGTCCACCATGCAGCGCCGGTTCGTCTCCGACGTGTCGCACGAGCTGCGCACCCCGCTCACCACCATCCGCATGGCGAGCGAGATCATCCACGACTCGCGCGACCAGCTGGACGAGGACGCGGGCCGCTCGGCGGAGCTGCTCCTCGGCCAGATCGACCGCTTCGAGTCGCTCCTGTCCGACCTGCTGGAGATCAGCCGGTTCGACGCCGGTGCGGCAGTGCTCGACGCCGAGCGCCGCGACCTGCGCGACCTGGTCATGTCGGTCGTGGAACAGGCCGCGCCGCTGGCGGACACGAAGGACGTGCGGGTCTCGGTCCGCCTGCCCGACGCCGACGCCGCGGCCGACTTCGACCCGCGCCGGATCGAGCGCATCCTGCGCAACCTCATCGTCAACGCGATCGAGCACGCCGAGGAACGGCCCGTCGAGGTCACCGTCGCCGAGGACGACCGCGCGGTCGCCGTCGTCGTGCGCGACTACGGCGTCGGGATGACCAAGCAGGAGGTCGAGCACGTCTTCGACCGCTTCTGGCGGGCCGACCCGGCGCGCGCCCGCACCACCGGCGGCTCCGGCCTGGGCCTGGCGATCGCGCTGGAGGACGCCCACCTGCACGCCGGGCGCCTCGACGCGTGGGGCCGCCCCGGGCAGGGCGCGAGCTTCCGGCTCACGCTGCCGCGCAGCGCCGGCGTCGAGATCGGCGAGCCGCCCGTGACGATGGCGCCCGCTTCGCACGAGCCCGGCGTCCGGACCGGCCAGATCCCGGTAGTGAACCCCTCGACCGGCCCGACGCCGACGGCGATCCCCGACCTGTCCGAACCCGATGTGGACGTTCCCGTGACCAGCGACGTCGAGGTGCACTGA
- a CDS encoding AAA family ATPase, with protein sequence MRSALAAVRTEVGKAVVGQDAAVTSLLIALLCQGHVLLEGVPGVAKTLLVRTLSAALKLDTKRIQFTPDLMPGDVTGSLVYDARTAEFSFREGPVFTNLVLADEINRTPPKTQASLLEAMEERQVSVDGTPRPLPDPFMVIATQNPVEYEGTYSLPEAQLDRFLLKLVLPLPEREQEVEVLARHAAGFDPRNLAAAGVTPVADAAVLERARAEVARVQVSREVLGYAVDVCRATRFSPSLSLGVSPRGATALLRTARAWAWLSGRSFVTPDDIKALAHPTLRHRVQLRAEAELEGVTAEGVLDTVLASVPVPR encoded by the coding sequence CTGCGGTCCGCGCTGGCAGCGGTCCGTACGGAGGTGGGCAAGGCCGTCGTCGGGCAGGACGCGGCTGTGACCAGCCTGCTCATCGCCCTGCTGTGCCAGGGGCACGTGCTCCTGGAGGGCGTGCCCGGTGTTGCCAAGACCCTCCTGGTCCGCACCCTGTCGGCGGCCCTGAAGCTCGACACCAAGCGCATCCAGTTCACGCCCGACCTCATGCCGGGCGATGTCACGGGCTCGCTCGTCTACGACGCACGCACCGCGGAGTTCTCGTTCCGCGAGGGCCCGGTGTTCACCAACCTGGTGCTGGCGGACGAGATCAACCGCACGCCCCCCAAGACCCAGGCGTCCCTGCTGGAGGCGATGGAGGAGCGCCAGGTCTCGGTGGACGGCACACCGCGCCCGCTGCCGGACCCGTTCATGGTGATCGCCACCCAGAACCCCGTCGAGTACGAGGGCACCTACTCGCTGCCCGAGGCACAGCTCGACCGGTTCCTGCTCAAGCTGGTGCTGCCGCTGCCCGAGCGCGAGCAGGAGGTGGAGGTCCTGGCCCGGCACGCCGCCGGCTTCGACCCGCGCAACCTCGCGGCGGCCGGTGTCACCCCCGTGGCCGACGCCGCGGTCCTGGAGCGGGCCCGCGCCGAGGTGGCCCGCGTCCAGGTGTCGCGCGAGGTGCTCGGGTACGCCGTCGACGTCTGCCGCGCCACCCGGTTCTCGCCGTCGCTCTCGCTCGGGGTCTCGCCCCGCGGCGCCACCGCGCTGCTGCGCACGGCGCGGGCGTGGGCGTGGCTGTCGGGACGGTCGTTCGTGACGCCCGACGACATCAAGGCGCTCGCCCACCCGACACTGCGCCACCGTGTGCAGCTGCGCGCGGAGGCCGAGCTCGAGGGCGTCACCGCCGAGGGCGTGCTGGACACGGTGCTGGCCTCCGTGCCCGTGCCGCGCTGA
- the mtrA gene encoding MtrAB system response regulator MtrA, whose translation MKVRVLVVDDDTALAEMIGIVLKGEGIETVFCADGDSALGMFRTHQPDLVLLDLMLPGKDGVQVCREIRAESGVPIIMLTAKSDTLDVVVGLESGADDYVSKPFKPKELVARIKARMRRSEDPGPERLVVGDVEIDVTGHTVMRDAERIALTPLEFDLLVALARKPWQVFTREVLLERVWGYRHSADTRLVNVHVQRLRSKIERDPENPEIVLTVRGVGYKAGATR comes from the coding sequence ATGAAGGTACGAGTTCTTGTCGTCGACGACGACACCGCACTGGCGGAGATGATCGGCATTGTCCTCAAGGGCGAGGGTATCGAGACGGTCTTCTGCGCCGACGGGGACTCCGCCCTGGGCATGTTCCGCACCCACCAGCCGGACCTGGTGCTGCTCGACCTGATGCTGCCCGGCAAGGACGGCGTGCAGGTCTGCCGCGAGATCCGCGCCGAGTCGGGTGTGCCGATCATCATGCTGACGGCCAAGTCGGACACGCTCGACGTCGTGGTGGGCCTGGAGTCCGGCGCCGACGACTACGTGTCCAAGCCGTTCAAGCCCAAGGAGCTCGTCGCCCGGATCAAGGCCCGCATGCGCCGCAGCGAGGACCCGGGCCCCGAACGCCTGGTGGTGGGCGACGTCGAGATCGACGTCACCGGGCACACCGTCATGCGGGACGCCGAGCGCATCGCGCTCACGCCGCTGGAGTTCGACCTGCTCGTGGCGCTCGCCCGCAAGCCCTGGCAGGTGTTCACGCGCGAGGTGCTGCTGGAGCGCGTCTGGGGCTACCGGCACAGTGCCGACACGCGCCTGGTCAACGTCCACGTCCAGCGCCTGCGCTCGAAGATCGAACGTGACCCGGAGAACCCGGAGATCGTGCTGACGGTGCGCGGCGTCGGTTACAAGGCGGGCGCGACACGCTGA